In one window of Micromonospora cathayae DNA:
- a CDS encoding MarR family winged helix-turn-helix transcriptional regulator, with protein sequence MTQVTLTASAPGSQDRAGLAGDTVRRIMHLAAAIRHYQDVDIADLGLTPAVARALHELDPDRPMPARHLADQLRCDRSNVTALVDKLERAGLVERRVDPADRRLKTLVVTEAGREVRARVHQVLSDSRLLAALGVDELAALRRLVRKISDCDKG encoded by the coding sequence ATGACGCAGGTCACGTTGACCGCCTCCGCTCCCGGCTCGCAGGACCGCGCGGGGCTCGCCGGGGACACCGTGCGCCGGATCATGCACCTCGCCGCCGCGATCCGGCACTACCAGGACGTCGACATCGCCGACCTGGGTCTCACCCCGGCGGTCGCCCGGGCGCTGCACGAACTCGACCCCGACCGGCCGATGCCGGCCCGGCACCTCGCCGACCAGCTCCGGTGCGACCGGTCCAACGTGACCGCCCTGGTCGACAAACTGGAACGCGCCGGCCTGGTGGAACGCCGGGTCGACCCCGCCGACCGGCGGCTCAAGACCCTGGTGGTGACCGAGGCGGGCCGCGAGGTCCGGGCCCGGGTGCACCAGGTGCTGTCGGACTCCCGACTGCTCGCCGCGCTCGGCGTCGACGAACTGGCCGCCCTGCGCCGGTTGGTCCGCAAGATCTCCGACTGCGACAAGGGCTGA
- a CDS encoding GbsR/MarR family transcriptional regulator: protein MTDLAPHRRYAEDAAVVLSGLGLPPAYGKLLGWLLVCDPPQQTSGQLATALGLSKGSVSTGMRMLESSGFARRAPVPGHRGHAYEVTPDAIIRITAEPTKFRLFRELMDRGLEIVGGPDAPGAERLRVMRDFYAFVERELPTLVARFEAEQLRAGRPGTESTPLRRKGEADG from the coding sequence ATGACCGACCTCGCACCCCACCGCCGGTACGCCGAGGACGCCGCCGTGGTCCTCAGTGGCCTGGGCCTCCCCCCGGCGTACGGGAAACTGCTCGGCTGGCTGCTCGTCTGCGACCCGCCGCAGCAGACCAGCGGGCAGCTCGCCACCGCCCTCGGGCTGTCCAAGGGATCGGTCAGCACGGGCATGCGGATGCTGGAGAGCAGCGGTTTCGCCCGCCGGGCGCCGGTGCCGGGCCACCGGGGTCACGCGTACGAGGTCACCCCGGACGCGATCATCCGGATCACCGCCGAACCCACCAAGTTCCGCCTGTTCCGCGAACTGATGGACCGCGGCCTCGAGATCGTCGGCGGCCCGGACGCGCCGGGCGCGGAGCGGCTGCGCGTCATGCGCGACTTCTACGCCTTCGTCGAGCGCGAGCTGCCCACGCTGGTCGCCCGCTTCGAGGCCGAACAGCTCCGGGCCGGCCGGCCCGGCACAGAATCCACCCCGCTCCGGAGGAAGGGAGAGGCCGATGGATGA
- a CDS encoding ABC transporter ATP-binding protein, translating to MDESAISTEALVKTYGRNRGLTGLDLRVERGEVYGFLGPNGAGKSTTIRLLLDLIRPTSGRISVLGVDPRHAGVALRRRIGYLAGDFVVDGRQTARELLTYLGRLRGGVPTARITELADRLDLDLDRRIRALSKGNRQKVGVVQAFMHAPELLILDEPTSGLDPFLQHEFLALVREARAAGHTVFMSSHVMSEVQQTADRVGIVREGRLVTVERVEELRERAVRRVEVQFADPVRVEEFAALPGVSAATVTGTTLRCRLDGRADALVKAAAAHTVVGLLSEEPDLEELFFGYYADQGEVGRVAA from the coding sequence ATGGATGAGTCGGCCATCAGCACCGAGGCCCTGGTCAAGACGTACGGCCGCAACCGTGGCCTGACCGGGCTGGACCTGCGGGTCGAACGCGGCGAGGTGTACGGCTTCCTCGGCCCCAACGGGGCCGGCAAGTCCACCACCATCCGGCTGCTGCTCGACCTGATCCGGCCCACCAGCGGCCGGATCAGCGTGCTCGGCGTGGACCCACGACACGCCGGGGTGGCCCTGCGCCGCCGGATCGGCTACCTGGCCGGCGACTTCGTGGTCGACGGCCGGCAGACCGCCCGGGAGCTGCTGACCTACCTGGGCCGGCTGCGCGGCGGCGTGCCGACGGCCCGGATCACCGAGCTGGCCGACCGGCTCGACCTGGACCTGGACCGGCGGATCCGGGCGCTGAGCAAGGGCAACCGGCAGAAGGTGGGCGTGGTGCAGGCGTTCATGCACGCCCCCGAGCTGCTGATCCTCGACGAGCCGACCAGTGGGCTGGACCCGTTCCTCCAGCACGAGTTCCTGGCCCTGGTCCGCGAGGCGCGGGCCGCCGGGCACACCGTCTTCATGTCGTCGCACGTGATGAGCGAGGTGCAGCAGACCGCCGACCGGGTCGGCATCGTCCGGGAGGGTCGGCTGGTCACCGTCGAACGCGTCGAGGAGCTGCGGGAACGCGCGGTCCGCCGGGTCGAGGTGCAGTTCGCCGACCCGGTACGCGTCGAGGAGTTCGCCGCGCTGCCCGGGGTCAGCGCGGCCACCGTCACCGGCACCACCCTGCGCTGCCGGCTCGACGGCCGGGCCGACGCGCTGGTCAAGGCCGCCGCCGCGCACACCGTGGTGGGCCTGCTGTCCGAGGAACCGGACCTGGAGGAGCTGTTCTTCGGTTACTACGCCGACCAGGGGGAGGTCGGCCGTGTCGCCGCGTGA
- a CDS encoding ABC transporter permease subunit: MSPRDPFTKALYDARRSLAGWALAIVAVGTLYASFWPTMQTPEMARAMQAYPQELLAAFNYRDLTSAAGYLGSAVYGLLVPLLVAVLAIAAGTRAVAGDEEAGTLDLVLAHPVGRVRLALHRFAAVAVGVVGVAVLLGAAMVALGGAVDFAGVTVGGFAAMTVHLALFGVVFAALAFAVGAATGRRAAALGAGAGVAVLGYLANSVFPQVQALSWTRDGSPFHWYLGGDPLVHGVQPGGLLALLATTGVLVAAGTWWFTRRDLGT; the protein is encoded by the coding sequence GTGTCGCCGCGTGACCCGTTCACCAAGGCGCTGTACGACGCGCGCCGCTCACTGGCCGGCTGGGCGCTGGCGATCGTCGCGGTGGGCACCCTGTACGCGTCGTTCTGGCCGACCATGCAGACCCCGGAGATGGCCCGGGCCATGCAGGCGTACCCGCAGGAACTGCTGGCCGCGTTCAACTACCGGGACCTGACCAGCGCCGCCGGCTACCTGGGCAGCGCGGTGTACGGCCTGCTGGTGCCGCTGCTGGTGGCGGTGCTGGCGATCGCCGCCGGCACCCGCGCGGTCGCCGGGGACGAGGAGGCCGGCACCCTCGACCTGGTCCTCGCCCACCCGGTCGGTCGGGTCCGCCTCGCCCTGCACCGCTTCGCCGCGGTCGCCGTCGGCGTCGTGGGGGTGGCCGTCCTGCTCGGGGCGGCGATGGTCGCGCTCGGTGGCGCGGTCGACTTCGCCGGCGTCACCGTCGGCGGGTTCGCCGCGATGACCGTCCACCTGGCGCTGTTCGGGGTGGTGTTCGCGGCGCTCGCCTTCGCGGTCGGCGCGGCCACCGGGCGGCGGGCCGCGGCCCTCGGCGCGGGGGCCGGCGTGGCGGTGCTCGGCTACCTGGCGAACTCGGTGTTCCCGCAGGTGCAGGCGCTGTCCTGGACGCGGGACGGGTCCCCGTTCCACTGGTACCTGGGCGGTGATCCGCTGGTGCACGGGGTGCAGCCAGGCGGCCTGCTCGCCCTGCTCGCCACCACCGGCGTGCTGGTCGCCGCCGGCACCTGGTGGTTCACCCGCCGGGACCTGGGCACCTGA
- a CDS encoding DUF4139 domain-containing protein produces MNPENPVTPTTMEDLDAPIVAVTVYADRARVTRRATVALPAGEHRLSIGPLPLGLRRDSLRVGGRGPATVLGVDLATRRQARSTDAQAAELEQRRRTLAEEVTALDGADAVEAQRAEFLTLLTQRAGGTYARALAAGDAAPGDVAAFADTVADQLTAGHERQRELARRRTDVTEALAAVDRQLHELGGKRAPDRLVAEVTVQVTPDAPPAGETGPATGELELELTYVVDGARWEPSYDLRLVDEAVTLTWFGLVTQQTGEDWPECRLELSTARPAVTASVPELSPWYLDRVRPLPPPVPAPMPMAMASGAPGNLPKPVAPAAAFGGAERSRAAKSAPVRETVAEVEQGIAAATYRPARPVAVPADGTAHRATVAVLELPASLDHVTAPVREPVAHLRATVRNTSTHTLLPGPAAIFHGSDFVGSTRLKTWAPGEETELALGLDDRVRVERKLTRRSDTRATLGSTRRREVEYAVTVANHTPRAATVTVLDQLPVSRDEGVVVRETRLDPAPAERTELGELTWRLWLAPGATGEVTLGFRVEVAKGVDLAGWRD; encoded by the coding sequence GTGAACCCAGAGAACCCGGTGACACCGACGACCATGGAAGATCTCGACGCGCCGATCGTCGCGGTGACCGTCTACGCCGACCGGGCGCGGGTCACCCGCCGCGCCACCGTCGCCCTGCCCGCCGGTGAACACCGGCTGAGCATCGGTCCGCTCCCGCTCGGCCTGCGCCGCGACTCGCTGCGGGTCGGCGGTCGGGGACCGGCCACCGTGCTCGGCGTCGACCTGGCCACCCGGCGGCAGGCCCGCAGCACCGACGCGCAGGCCGCCGAGCTGGAACAGCGTCGCCGGACGCTGGCCGAGGAGGTGACCGCGCTGGACGGCGCGGACGCCGTCGAGGCCCAGCGGGCCGAGTTCCTCACCCTGCTGACCCAGCGTGCCGGCGGCACGTACGCCCGGGCGCTCGCCGCCGGGGACGCGGCCCCGGGTGACGTGGCCGCCTTCGCCGACACGGTCGCCGACCAGCTCACCGCCGGCCACGAGCGGCAGCGGGAACTGGCCCGCCGCCGTACCGACGTGACCGAGGCGTTGGCCGCCGTCGACCGGCAGCTGCACGAACTCGGCGGCAAGCGCGCCCCGGACCGGCTGGTCGCCGAGGTGACCGTCCAGGTGACCCCGGACGCGCCGCCCGCCGGTGAGACCGGTCCGGCCACCGGCGAGCTGGAGCTGGAACTGACGTACGTGGTGGACGGGGCCCGCTGGGAGCCCTCGTACGACCTGCGGCTGGTCGACGAGGCCGTCACCCTGACCTGGTTCGGGCTGGTCACCCAGCAGACCGGGGAGGACTGGCCGGAGTGCCGGCTGGAGCTGTCCACCGCCCGGCCGGCGGTCACCGCGTCGGTGCCGGAACTGTCGCCGTGGTACCTGGACCGGGTCCGGCCGCTGCCCCCGCCGGTGCCGGCACCGATGCCGATGGCGATGGCGTCCGGTGCGCCGGGCAACCTGCCGAAGCCGGTCGCCCCGGCCGCCGCCTTCGGCGGTGCGGAACGGTCCCGGGCCGCCAAGTCCGCCCCGGTCCGGGAGACCGTCGCCGAGGTGGAGCAGGGGATCGCCGCCGCCACGTACCGCCCGGCCCGGCCGGTCGCGGTGCCGGCGGACGGTACCGCGCACCGGGCCACCGTCGCCGTGCTGGAACTGCCGGCCAGCCTGGACCACGTGACCGCGCCGGTCCGCGAGCCGGTGGCCCACCTGCGGGCCACCGTGCGCAACACCTCCACGCACACCCTGCTGCCCGGCCCGGCGGCGATCTTCCACGGGTCGGACTTCGTCGGCAGCACCCGGCTGAAGACCTGGGCCCCCGGCGAGGAGACCGAACTGGCGCTCGGCCTGGACGACCGGGTCCGGGTGGAGCGGAAACTGACCCGGCGCAGCGACACCCGGGCCACCCTCGGCTCGACCCGCCGCCGCGAGGTGGAGTACGCGGTCACGGTCGCCAACCACACGCCCCGGGCGGCGACGGTGACCGTGCTCGACCAGCTCCCGGTGTCCCGGGACGAGGGCGTGGTGGTCCGGGAGACCCGGCTCGACCCGGCCCCGGCGGAGCGTACCGAGCTGGGCGAGCTGACCTGGCGGCTATGGCTCGCCCCGGGTGCCACCGGCGAGGTCACCCTCGGCTTCCGGGTCGAGGTCGCCAAGGGCGTCGACCTGGCCGGCTGGCGCGACTGA
- a CDS encoding secondary thiamine-phosphate synthase enzyme YjbQ, whose translation MRSEVITVQTGSRPTVRDITAEAERFVSGQGDGLLHVFVPHATAGLAIIETGSGSDDDLLTALDELLPTDDRWRHRHGSRGHGRDHVLPAFVPPYATVPVIAGRLALGTWQSICLVDTNGDNPTRKVRFSFLPG comes from the coding sequence ATGCGCAGTGAGGTGATCACCGTCCAGACCGGCTCCCGACCCACCGTCCGGGACATCACCGCCGAGGCCGAGCGGTTCGTCTCCGGGCAGGGCGACGGCCTGCTGCACGTGTTCGTGCCGCACGCCACCGCCGGGCTGGCGATCATCGAGACCGGCTCGGGTTCCGACGACGACCTGCTCACCGCCCTCGACGAGCTGCTGCCCACCGACGACCGCTGGCGGCACCGGCACGGGTCGCGCGGGCACGGGCGGGACCATGTGCTGCCGGCGTTCGTCCCGCCGTACGCGACGGTGCCGGTGATCGCCGGCCGGCTCGCCCTGGGCACCTGGCAGTCGATCTGCCTGGTCGACACCAACGGGGACAATCCCACCCGCAAGGTCCGCTTCTCCTTCCTCCCCGGCTGA
- the aceE gene encoding pyruvate dehydrogenase (acetyl-transferring), homodimeric type: MATERKRPVITAGLPSQLPDIDPEETSEWVESLDGVIDERGTKRARYVMLRLLERARERQVGVPSLTTTDYINTIPPEREPWFPGDEHIERRIRAYIRWNAAMLVHRAQRPEIGVGGHISTFASSASLYEVGFNHFFRGKDHPGGGDHIFYQGHASPGMYARAYLEGRLSEDQLDGFRQELSHPGGGLPSYPHPRLMPDFWEFPTVSMGLGPLNAIYQARFNRYLQHRGIKDTSQQHVWAFLGDGEMDEVESLGAIGVAAREELDNLTFVINCNLQRLDGPVRGNGKIMQELEAFFRGAGWNVIKVVWGREWDPLLAADTDGALVNLMNTTPDGDYQTYKAESGAYVREHFFGRDARTRKMVEHLSDDEIWNLKRGGHDYRKLYAAYKAAMEHTGQPTVILAKTIKGWTLGSHFEGRNATHQMKKLTLDDLKSFRDRLYLDIPDKQLEDNPYLPPYFSPGEKSDEIAYLRERRQQLGGYLPSRRTKQPTLAIPGSERFSDVKRGSGKQKVATTMAFVRLLKDIMKDKEFGKRWVPIIPDEARTFGMDSLFPTQKIYSPHGQRYTSVDRELFLSYKEATTGQILHEGINEAGSVASFTAAGSAYATHGEPMIPLYIFYSMFGFQRTGDGFWAAADQMTRGFVLGATAGRTTLNGEGLQHEDGHSHLIAATNPAVVAYDPAFAFEIAHIVENGLHRMYGDAQENIFYYLTVYNEPILQPAEPAGVDVEGLLRGIYRYSPAPSVNSPGDAPKAQILASGTGMQWALKAQQLLAQDWGVAADVWSVTSWTELRRDAVQCEEHNLLNPGGEQRVPYIQQKLADADGPKVAVSDWMRAVPDLISRWVPGDYTSLGTDGFGLSDTRHALRRHFHVDAESVAVATLRQLALRGVVPAEVPAEAARKYAIEDVNAAPVGETGGDS; the protein is encoded by the coding sequence GTGGCCACGGAACGCAAGCGCCCGGTGATCACCGCCGGTCTGCCGAGCCAGCTTCCGGACATCGACCCTGAAGAAACCAGCGAATGGGTCGAGTCGCTGGACGGTGTCATCGACGAGCGCGGAACCAAGCGCGCGCGTTACGTGATGCTGCGCCTGCTGGAGCGGGCCCGCGAGCGGCAGGTCGGGGTGCCGTCGCTGACCACCACCGACTACATCAACACCATCCCGCCGGAGCGCGAGCCGTGGTTCCCCGGTGACGAGCACATCGAACGGCGGATCCGGGCGTACATCCGGTGGAACGCGGCGATGCTGGTGCACCGGGCGCAGCGCCCGGAGATCGGCGTGGGTGGGCACATCTCCACGTTCGCCAGTTCGGCGTCCCTGTACGAGGTGGGCTTCAACCACTTCTTCCGGGGCAAGGACCACCCCGGCGGCGGCGACCACATCTTCTACCAGGGGCACGCCTCCCCCGGCATGTACGCGCGCGCGTACCTGGAGGGTCGGCTCAGCGAGGACCAGCTCGACGGGTTCCGGCAGGAGCTGTCGCACCCGGGCGGCGGGCTGCCGTCGTACCCGCACCCGCGGCTGATGCCGGACTTCTGGGAGTTCCCGACGGTCTCCATGGGTCTCGGCCCGCTGAACGCGATCTACCAGGCCCGGTTCAACCGGTACCTGCAGCACCGGGGCATCAAGGACACCAGCCAGCAGCACGTCTGGGCGTTCCTCGGTGACGGTGAGATGGACGAGGTCGAGTCGCTCGGCGCGATCGGGGTGGCCGCCCGCGAGGAGCTGGACAACCTCACCTTCGTGATCAACTGCAACCTCCAGCGGCTCGACGGTCCGGTGCGCGGCAACGGCAAGATCATGCAGGAGCTGGAGGCGTTCTTCCGGGGGGCCGGCTGGAACGTGATCAAGGTGGTCTGGGGCCGGGAGTGGGACCCGCTGCTCGCCGCCGACACCGACGGCGCGCTGGTCAACCTGATGAACACCACCCCGGACGGCGACTACCAGACCTACAAGGCGGAGTCCGGGGCGTACGTCCGGGAGCACTTCTTCGGCCGGGACGCGCGGACCCGCAAGATGGTCGAGCACCTCTCCGACGACGAGATCTGGAACCTCAAGCGGGGCGGCCACGACTACCGCAAGCTCTACGCGGCGTACAAGGCGGCGATGGAGCACACCGGCCAGCCGACGGTGATCCTGGCGAAGACGATCAAGGGCTGGACGCTCGGGTCGCACTTCGAGGGCCGCAACGCCACCCACCAGATGAAGAAGCTGACGCTGGACGACCTGAAGTCGTTCCGCGACCGGCTCTACCTGGACATCCCGGACAAGCAGCTGGAGGACAACCCGTACCTCCCGCCGTACTTCTCCCCCGGCGAGAAGTCCGACGAGATTGCGTACCTGCGGGAGCGGCGGCAGCAGCTCGGCGGGTACCTCCCCTCCCGGCGGACCAAGCAGCCGACGCTGGCCATCCCGGGCAGCGAGCGGTTCTCCGACGTCAAGCGCGGCTCGGGCAAGCAGAAGGTCGCCACCACGATGGCCTTCGTCCGGCTGCTCAAGGACATCATGAAGGACAAGGAGTTCGGCAAGCGCTGGGTGCCGATCATCCCGGACGAGGCCCGCACGTTCGGCATGGACTCCCTCTTCCCGACCCAGAAGATCTACTCCCCGCACGGGCAGCGGTACACCTCGGTCGACCGGGAGCTGTTCCTGTCGTACAAGGAGGCGACCACCGGGCAGATCCTGCACGAGGGGATCAACGAGGCCGGTTCGGTGGCCTCGTTCACCGCGGCCGGTTCGGCGTACGCCACGCACGGCGAGCCGATGATCCCGCTGTACATCTTCTACTCGATGTTCGGTTTCCAGCGCACCGGCGACGGGTTCTGGGCGGCGGCCGACCAGATGACCCGGGGCTTCGTGCTCGGCGCGACCGCCGGCCGGACCACGCTCAACGGTGAGGGCCTCCAGCACGAGGACGGCCACTCGCACCTGATCGCCGCCACCAACCCGGCGGTGGTCGCGTACGACCCGGCGTTCGCGTTCGAGATCGCGCACATCGTCGAGAACGGCCTGCACCGGATGTACGGCGACGCGCAGGAGAACATCTTCTACTACCTGACCGTCTACAACGAGCCGATCCTCCAGCCGGCCGAGCCGGCCGGGGTGGACGTCGAGGGGCTGCTCCGGGGGATCTACCGCTACTCCCCCGCGCCGTCGGTCAACTCGCCCGGCGACGCGCCGAAGGCGCAGATCCTGGCCTCCGGCACCGGCATGCAGTGGGCGCTGAAGGCGCAGCAGCTGCTCGCCCAGGACTGGGGGGTGGCCGCCGACGTCTGGTCGGTGACCTCCTGGACGGAGCTGCGCCGGGACGCGGTGCAGTGCGAGGAGCACAACCTGCTCAACCCGGGTGGCGAGCAGCGGGTGCCGTACATCCAGCAGAAGCTGGCCGACGCCGACGGGCCGAAGGTCGCGGTCAGCGACTGGATGCGCGCGGTACCGGACCTGATCTCCCGCTGGGTACCGGGCGACTACACCTCGCTCGGTACGGACGGTTTCGGCCTGTCGGACACCCGGCACGCGCTGCGCCGGCACTTCCACGTCGACGCCGAGTCGGTGGCGGTGGCGACGCTGCGGCAGCTCGCGCTGCGCGGGGTGGTGCCGGCCGAGGTGCCGGCCGAGGCGGCCCGCAAGTACGCCATCGAGGACGTCAACGCCGCCCCGGTCGGGGAGACCGGCGGCGACTCCTAG
- a CDS encoding lasso peptide biosynthesis B2 protein, which translates to MDRVDARSRSDVAISVGQRCTALLSLLVGKLLARLRPVRLLPVLRTLARGARPVDHARATELHRRLLAANIAVGRSDACLRRSLALVVSCRLHGTMPTWCLGVQHESPFRAHAWCEAQGRAVGEVVSPDVVATMLTVAPGPPPDRVRPGT; encoded by the coding sequence ATGGACAGGGTTGACGCGCGTTCCCGCAGCGACGTGGCGATCAGCGTCGGCCAGCGGTGCACCGCCCTGCTGAGCCTGCTCGTCGGGAAGCTGCTCGCCCGGCTGCGCCCGGTCCGGCTCCTGCCGGTGCTGCGCACCCTGGCCCGGGGAGCCCGCCCGGTCGACCACGCCCGCGCCACCGAGCTGCACCGCCGCCTGCTGGCCGCGAACATCGCGGTCGGTCGCTCCGACGCCTGCCTCCGGCGTTCCCTGGCGCTGGTGGTCTCCTGCCGACTGCACGGGACCATGCCCACCTGGTGCCTCGGCGTCCAGCACGAGTCGCCGTTCCGGGCACACGCCTGGTGCGAGGCGCAGGGGCGGGCGGTCGGCGAGGTCGTCTCCCCGGACGTGGTCGCCACCATGCTCACCGTCGCCCCCGGGCCACCACCGGACCGCGTCCGGCCCGGCACCTGA
- a CDS encoding PqqD family protein — MRLKAGLIGAKTGSGETLLDPGTGRFWRFNRTGAAILDLARSGLDRTGIADGLARRYGLSPADAARDIEAFVRDLERKGLLVDGQG; from the coding sequence ATGCGACTCAAAGCCGGCCTGATCGGCGCCAAGACCGGAAGCGGCGAGACCCTGCTGGACCCGGGCACGGGCCGGTTCTGGCGGTTCAACCGGACCGGCGCGGCCATCCTGGACCTGGCCCGCAGCGGGCTGGACCGGACCGGCATCGCCGACGGGCTCGCCCGCAGGTACGGGCTGTCGCCGGCGGACGCGGCGCGGGACATCGAGGCGTTCGTGCGGGATCTGGAGCGGAAGGGCCTGCTCGTCGATGGACAGGGTTGA
- a CDS encoding asparagine synthase-related protein — MREQDTNRSFFVVLTDDDAVTARLHPIRTAALTRLDHPSGRAWIVGRFTNDDLLDVRCGDVRVAVVGEFAVGRDAVHTAVSRYAARPDLARLRDDIGAGSFHVVVRDPDGVTVAGTATGSRRVHRTRSGGRTFLSSRADVLAALHDHRIDEEGVALRLLMNAPYPVDRRGVWRYVEPVPPGSAVTVRHHDPAHPVERVWWEPPPATRNLDDGAVELLTELRRAVGVRTGSSRALSADLSGGVDSTSLCFLAAGSGRRFTTYTVHDDERSDDHVLARAASADLPQVTSVWQHVRDLSDEYAHLTDGRPWAEEPAQVFLSHRRLHDTVAALGHPGPAVHLCGDGGDNLTRPGHSYCHDLIRTDPLRAVGHLRALRHTARWSLTDIATALRDDRPYGAWLADTARRLDHHDHDHGRPDFGWGVQPTLPPWAGGATRETAVRALEQAAGTCAPLSASRSRHVERHAIHLTTGIIRHMDQVTEAAGVRVAAPFTDDRVFAAALAVRPAQRFDPWTFKALLRRTMRGIVPDHVLDRRTKTVVPGDVRVGTARRHRAALLDLLHGSALHGLGLVDEGALRAQFEHQTVRGALALHLPATVSVEVWLRRLRSDDRPTTPFLRPTELPCDSKPA; from the coding sequence GTGCGTGAACAGGATACGAACCGGTCGTTCTTCGTGGTCCTCACCGACGACGACGCGGTGACGGCCCGGCTGCACCCGATCCGGACCGCCGCCCTCACCCGGCTCGACCACCCGTCCGGCCGGGCGTGGATCGTCGGCCGGTTCACCAACGACGATCTCCTCGACGTCCGGTGCGGGGACGTCCGGGTGGCCGTCGTCGGTGAGTTCGCCGTCGGCCGCGACGCGGTGCACACGGCGGTGTCCCGGTACGCCGCCCGGCCGGACCTCGCCCGACTGCGGGACGACATCGGCGCGGGCAGCTTCCACGTCGTCGTCCGGGACCCCGACGGGGTGACGGTGGCCGGGACCGCGACCGGCTCCCGCCGCGTGCACCGTACCCGCAGCGGCGGGCGGACCTTCCTGTCCAGCCGGGCCGACGTGCTCGCGGCGCTGCACGACCACCGGATCGACGAGGAGGGCGTGGCGCTGCGGCTGCTGATGAACGCCCCGTACCCGGTCGACCGGCGTGGGGTCTGGCGGTACGTCGAGCCGGTCCCGCCGGGCAGCGCCGTCACGGTACGGCACCACGACCCGGCCCACCCGGTCGAGCGGGTCTGGTGGGAGCCACCTCCGGCGACCCGGAACCTCGACGACGGCGCCGTCGAACTCCTGACGGAGCTGCGCCGGGCCGTCGGCGTGCGGACCGGTTCGAGCCGGGCCCTCTCCGCCGACCTCTCCGGCGGCGTCGACTCGACCTCGCTCTGCTTCCTCGCCGCCGGGTCGGGACGCCGATTCACCACCTACACCGTCCACGACGACGAGCGCAGCGACGACCACGTCCTGGCCAGGGCCGCCTCGGCCGACCTGCCCCAGGTCACCAGCGTGTGGCAGCACGTCCGGGACCTCTCCGACGAGTACGCGCACCTGACCGACGGCCGGCCCTGGGCCGAGGAACCCGCTCAGGTCTTCCTCTCCCACCGCCGGCTGCACGACACCGTCGCCGCGCTCGGACACCCGGGTCCGGCCGTGCACCTGTGCGGTGACGGAGGCGACAACCTCACCCGCCCCGGTCACAGCTACTGCCACGACCTGATCCGCACCGACCCGCTGCGGGCCGTCGGTCACCTCCGCGCCCTGCGACACACCGCACGGTGGTCGCTCACCGACATCGCCACCGCCCTGCGCGACGACCGCCCGTACGGCGCGTGGCTCGCCGACACCGCACGCCGTCTCGACCACCACGACCACGACCACGGTCGTCCGGACTTCGGCTGGGGCGTCCAGCCGACGTTGCCGCCCTGGGCCGGCGGGGCCACCCGGGAGACCGCCGTACGGGCGCTGGAGCAGGCGGCCGGCACCTGTGCACCGCTGTCGGCGAGCCGCTCCCGGCACGTCGAGCGGCACGCCATCCACCTGACCACGGGGATCATCCGGCACATGGACCAGGTCACCGAGGCGGCCGGGGTGCGGGTCGCCGCGCCGTTCACCGACGACCGGGTCTTCGCCGCCGCGCTCGCCGTCCGGCCCGCACAGCGGTTCGACCCGTGGACGTTCAAGGCGCTGCTACGCCGGACGATGCGCGGGATCGTCCCGGACCACGTCCTCGACCGCAGGACCAAGACCGTGGTGCCCGGCGACGTCCGGGTCGGCACCGCCCGCCGGCACCGGGCCGCGCTGCTCGACCTGCTGCACGGATCGGCCCTGCACGGCCTCGGCCTGGTCGACGAGGGCGCCCTCCGGGCCCAGTTCGAGCATCAGACGGTACGCGGTGCCCTCGCCCTCCACCTGCCGGCCACCGTCAGCGTCGAGGTGTGGCTGCGACGCCTGCGGTCCGACGACCGACCCACCACCCCGTTCCTGCGACCGACGGAGCTGCCATGCGACTCAAAGCCGGCCTGA
- a CDS encoding SRPBCC family protein has translation MILVERSAHVAAPVEVVWDVVQRAEQLPAWLAGVRAAEVLSGEGYGRRQRVQAGRGAAHEAEVIAYQEPHLIGWRERARGAGARAEARTEIYVQLTPNEDDETGGTIVRLIVVRWPAGPVKAALLRLGLRRVGADLEDSLARLTDLAAVG, from the coding sequence ATGATCCTCGTGGAACGCAGCGCGCACGTGGCGGCGCCGGTGGAAGTGGTCTGGGACGTGGTGCAGCGGGCCGAGCAGTTGCCGGCCTGGCTGGCCGGCGTACGCGCGGCCGAAGTGCTCTCCGGGGAAGGCTACGGCCGCCGGCAACGGGTCCAGGCCGGGCGGGGCGCGGCGCACGAGGCCGAGGTGATCGCCTACCAGGAACCCCACCTGATCGGCTGGCGGGAACGGGCCAGGGGGGCCGGTGCCCGGGCCGAGGCGCGCACCGAGATCTACGTCCAGCTCACCCCGAACGAGGACGACGAGACCGGCGGCACCATCGTGCGGCTCATCGTCGTACGCTGGCCGGCCGGGCCGGTCAAGGCGGCCCTGCTCCGGCTGGGCCTGCGGCGGGTCGGCGCCGACCTGGAGGACTCGCTCGCCCGGCTGACCGACCTGGCCGCCGTCGGCTGA